In the Triticum aestivum cultivar Chinese Spring chromosome 2B, IWGSC CS RefSeq v2.1, whole genome shotgun sequence genome, TGTTTAGAGGAATTAAGAAAACACTGAAATTTATTTGTCCCTTGATACAGACGAACTCTGGATCCTGGAGAAAATTTCACACAATTATGGCTCTCATTTCATGCATCCGAAAATCATGATGTTTTATTGATTTCGCTTCTCACTGCATCCAAGAGCTTCcgttgacttgacttgacttggcatggCACAGCTGGGCACCTGTCAAGCACTTTATGAGGAACAAGAACAGAAGGCTGATGTCTGACTGTTCTTCTGTATACCACTAGAAAATTTGACCAGTGGGATCACCGCCAGAGGCGCGTCGAGTCCTTTTCTATGACTGGGAGGATGGCTGTGGCTGTGGCTGTGACGTGTTTACACTGCATTGGCGCTTCCGTGAAGGCAGGGGCACAATGACTCGACCCCATTGGTCTACCGGAATAATGGGGCAGTAACTGTCAACACGGCTACGGTTAGTAGGGCACTGTAGAGTGTAGACCACTCAAATCCGGTGCTCCACGTTTGAGTTTTTGAAAAATGGATATAAACTGAACCGTAAAAGATGTCTTATCTTTAGTtaaggaggtactccctccgtaaagaaatataagagcttttAGATCACTAGAgttgtaatctaaacactcttatatttctttacagagggagtagtagataaCAGGTGTGTAAACAGTACTCCCTTCTTTCTTAGAtacaagtctttctagagattccaatatggactacatgcggaacataatgagtgaatctatactcacatttgtatgtagtccatattggaatctctaaaaaaagacttacacacacacacacacacacacacacacacacacacacacacacacacggagggAGTATGTTAGATTCGTGATTTATCTTCATcgacggcggttgctgttctggtgcgttggtcctatgaggccttagcacgatAACTTTTCGACTATGTACtataacaagttgtgcccggctccgatGAGGGAGAGGTGATGACGGCGGCGTGCTTTGGCttgcttcggtgcttgtagtcgtcgctaggtggtctacaaatTGGACGTACTAAAGAAAATACTTGAAGGAAAATCGGTGAAAAGTACCAGAGATTTGAGATTTGAGGGGGGGGGGACCAAAACCTGGAAAGTATCAGAGATTTGTGGttatttaaaaaaacattttttttcattcAGAATTCATATTTTTTGGGAGAACATTCAGTTTTCATTTGAGCTTGTGGACGGTGGCCATAGGCCCACCGCATCACCTACGAAAATAAAAGTATTATATTCGCACAAGGCCCAAGGCCTCTGTAAGGGCCACAGCCATAACCGAGACATGTAAGTCCAAATCACTAAAAACAGTACCTCTTGGCCCTTGCAAATGTCACTCTCATCTTCCTTGGTAGTAAGTGACACACTACATGTGTGATACTTGTAGTTTTGTATTTTTTCTtgtagatttttttttcaaaatgttttatctcttaaatcgtaCATTCAAATCATGAGTCATTTTCATCATTGTGTTTCTTGCGTCAAGATCTTTGAAAGTAGATCCCATGTTAAGGTTAATACCATGCGTTCAGATCACGAGTCGTTTTCACAGTTGCGTTTCTCGCGTCGAGgtattcttttttttgcggggtatcaCGTCGAGATATTCAAAACTAAATCCTAAGTTATTTGATTTGGACAGACTATTTTAAAAAACAGAAAccaaaacaaaactaaaaaaattaggaaaTAAAAAATCAAAAACTTCAAAAAAGATAATAAAAAACCCGTAAACACATTTTGTGCCTTTTCACTTTTCGGCCGTGAAGCACGACTTTGTTTTCACTTTTTACGAAACACACCTGTACTGAGCACAATTGTGCTTTTTCACGTTGGGGAAACAAAGTTGTGCTTCACCGAAGCACAACCGTGCTTTTCATTTTTGTCAGAAGCATAGTTGTGCTTCACACGAAAGCACAACTATACTTCACCAAGAAGTACAACTAGGGGAAAACACCGTGTACTTCACGAGAGAAAAACACCTTTTAAAAACAAAACTAGGGGAAAACCATGCAAAATTTGAAAATCCAAAGAACACAAAAAATgtgtgcaaaaaaaaaaaacatgcgCTTGTGTGTGAGTCCAGCATGCAACATGTGGTGACGCTGGGACCCACCATGTCGCACGCTGGCACGCTCCTTGTTCCGTGAAGGGGTATCCGTCAATTAGTTGCTCTCCACATGACTGGGTACGTTAAATCTAGCACCAAGGTGCAACTCGAGTGACAAGCTGTAATAGGCCGACCCATTAGCCTCCACCCTCTTCCTGTTTTGTGAAGTTTCCGAAAGTTTCTGGCCATTTTTCTTTTCTCGTTTTGTGTTTTTGCCAGGTTGATTTACTCAGTTTTTGTGTTAAAAAATCATCAGTATTTTTAATTACTTTGCATTTTTCCCAATTTGTatcatttttaaattcatgaatattttaaacTTTTGCAGTTTTTAAAAATCCGGATTTTTTTCTTAAAATCTACAAACATTTTCTGAGGTTACAAGTTTTTTGAGGTTGATTTTTCCTTGAACCAGTAGATGCTAGTATTCCCTGAATTGCAAGCGAGGCAGGCCAAGCGAAGCAATAACTTGGGTCGTGTCCCGCTAGGATTGCGTGCGAGCACTACTGCCCCACTCGACGCTTGCCCAAATCCTATTTGGTATCCTTAGCACCAGTTATATGCAAATCCGCAAAACGGAGCACACCCCCTCCACCTTGGGCAAAGCcaattaattttattttattttacttcttGACAGCGCATCCATCACATGTTCAAATGTGATTCATGAAATTTTGTTGAATTCATTGGGTGTTGTataacatttttttttcattttcttaatTTCGCGATTTTTTTCACATGTGTGAACTTTTGCTCAATTTCATGAAATTTCCAAATCCATGACCATTTTTCAAATCCAAAACTTTTTTAATGCATAAACCTTTTTCAGATTCGTGATTTTTTCATATCTCTGAACTTTTTTGAATacacaattttttttaaatcaagGATTTTTTCCAATTCCAGTAATATGTTTTGAATCCATgttttttttaaatccatgaacttttttcaaaccatGTACAAGTTTCTGGAACGTGTGAACTTCTTTCAAATCTACCAACTTTATTTGAATTCAGAAACATTTTTCATGTTCacggatttttttttttgaattcatgagcatTTTTATATTTTTCCAAACTTGAAACTTTTTGAATCCTGTGAAATTTTCATAAAATTCAATCATCAAATGGTCAAGCGGTGAACGGTTGACCGGTTCTTTCAAATGGTCGAACCAGTGGGAGGGGTCGAACATGCAAGCCGATGTGTGTTGAGCGATCAAGCGATGTTCTAGGAGCAATTTAAATTGGTCGACCCATTTGACGATAGCGTGAGCGCTGGCTAGCGATCTAGCTCTTAATGCGCGGAATAGAGGCTCTGTCGAAGCTAAAGGCGCCAAATAGGAAGTCCCACTCGAAGACGTCCTATTCGGCACTTCAGGTGCCGAAAAGGGCAACACACGCTTGGTAGGCTAGTTTGTGGGCCGCGACTCAATTCCCTCTCCGCCCTCTCACTCGTCCGCCATCTTTGCAGTTTTTGCTCGCTATACTTACTATACTAAGGACCTGTTCTGATCTCCTCCAGCTACACGCTTCACAAACTCCACGGATGAAATTGTCCTGGATGTTTGGACTTCGAGAAGCTGGCTTCTCAAAGCTACGCTCAATGGTAGTGCAAAATCGTGAAGCAGCCTTGGCCCAGCTCCACCTATATGGAAAGCTGGAGTTAGTCAATATTACAACTGAACTGCCACCACCAAGTCAAGCCATCGAACTAGTACGCTcgtgcgaatcaacctgtggttgagttggttaggtggacagtggtatccccaacccaccagggttcaaatcctgatgctcgcattattcctgaatttatttcagaattttcggcgatgcgctttcagtgggaagagacgttcccgttgacgacgaggcgcctacggtgacttcgtaaatttcaagatgatatgccggctcagtctctcggaggtgctcataggggtagggtgtgcgtgtgtgcgttcataggggtgagtgtatgcgcgtgtatatgagcgcttgtgtctgtactgatgctcaaaaaaaaataACTAGTACGCTCGCTGGGACATATCCTCCTCGTTCCCTGGCTCGTGATCCCTCGTTGTTGCTGTAGGTGGCCCAATTTGGACTGCCTTTAGTCGGCCCAACTAGCCCGAACAGGCCACAACCTTGCCAGCTGGGCTGTATCGCTGGGAAAAGCTGCAAACCGAGCCGAACATATTTTTCCATCACTGCTTAGAGTTAGAAGCTACTGTGAGAAGCCATATTTGTGAAGCTTTGGGAAGCTAAAGGAGATCAGAACAAAACCTAACATAATTCATGCAGTAGAAAAAGATAACAAATTCGTAGAACCAGGCATTTTGAAAAAAGTCTGAAAAATCTGTTGACCATTCACtgtcgaaaaggaaaaaaaatcatgaatttgggaAAAACGTTCAGTTGTGGGAAAATATTCAAAATTAATtcataattttcaaaaaaaatcaccaaTTTTGGGAAAAAATCTTAAAttaaaaaaattcataaatttgaTAAATGCACATGAATTTTTAAAACAAGTTcgaaaatttgaaaaatgttcagaaattttgaACAAAAAAATTTGAAAACGAAATTTGCAAAATAAAATATTGCAGGAATTATGAAAAGTTCaggaatttgattttttttgcaatttttaaaAAAGAGCACAcatttaggaaaaataaaaaaaggaaaagggaaaataaaaataaaaataaaaccaaaaaaatgtgTTTTAGAGGAAAATTACCATGACTAAGGTCCACGGTTCTTTGGCGGCCGTCGGATGCCACACTGCAAAACTGCAGAGTTTCTTGTAGCTGCAACCTCTTATCCCACCACGACCGTTCTGTGGCTCCCCGCGTCCGTCCCCATGTCATCCCCGGCGTGCCGTCCCGGCCTCCCGGCGCCTCGCCGGCAGGCGACGCTCCTCCCCCGCCCAGCCGCTCCGCCGTCCGTCTCGAAGCGGGCTGTTCATCGGACAAGACCTGCTCACTCCACCTTCGagttctcctcctctcctggccgccgccgccgtgctcggGTCATCTCTTCTTGCCACGGTAAGCAGCTCTAGCTTGCTTCGATGGACATTTGCAGATTGTTTGAGGCACTTGTCGATCCTAGTTTAGATGATTTGCTAGCACTGCTGTCTACAAAGATTAGTGGTCGAACTGAAGCGCATTGCCCGTGTTGAGTGCGGTGCGCCCCTTGTCAAGGACTGTGAAGTTTCTGTAAGATGTGATTGTTAATACGGCCAGTAGGATTTAGAAGCAGAATGTAGTTTGTCCGAATGTTGAAAATACAGAACTGTAAACTGTATTTTGGAATCAGGGTACCTGTTACATTTGTATGGATGGAAAAACTCTGAATAAAACAATCCGGAACTGAATAGCAAATGACCATCCAACTTGCGTGGAACCAAAATATGTCGTTAAGAAACATATGTATATGTCCTCTGAAACCCAAAATTGTCATTTGTGGCCTCTTTAGGCAGCATCATTTGGGGCTCCTGATCTTGTACTTTGAAGCTTGATCTCTAGCCGCCGAAGAGCAGAGACGCCTTTTGATAAGACGATTCTCGTGGTCTTCAACGACCCTGGGATAATTTCAGGACACGGATTCTTTTGGAAACTAAATTTAGTTTTATTAATTCTACTGATTTGACAATATTTCAAATGGTACTGACCTTGGCTTTGTTCTTTTACTACCTTTTTACAGGTGGTATGCTAGAAAGAAGGAGACTACTGTTGATTCCTGCAATTAGTCTCACCATTGGCTCCCTTCAGTACAGTCTGGAGAAGGGAGCAGCAAAAGCTGAATTTACTGACAGTGAGTTTTCAATCAATATCCTCCCATCTGAAAATAGACAGGTTTTTCTCTACTATAACACATCCTTTGAAGTTTCAACCTGTATTTGTAAACCTCATAGGTATCAGGTATCATCAATGCTTGTTTACTGAAATCTGCTACAATGACATTGTAGAAGAGACATTACTTGTTAGACTAAAAATAATTTTACCTTAAGTCCGTGATCTGTCATACCTTGTTTTTCACATGTTTATTAGACATTATTTTGTTGGTTTGTCTCTTGGTACTACAGAAAAATCTTTCAACTTAAGAAGGTACTGGGGGCTGACATATATAGCTAACTGCTGCTAAATGAGCTTCTATTTAAAAGTTTAAGTTGTCTAGTTTTCCGTTCAAAACTCATATAGGTGTTCATAAGTAAAATGTGCAATCAAGCGTAACTCTTTGATGTTGCAATTATAGTGCCAGCGCTTCGTGGGAAGGATTATGGGAAGACGAAAATGAGTTACCCAGATTACACTGAAACAGAATCAGGCCTCCAATACAAGGTGCTTACACTGCCATTCGATGGTTCCTGCATAATACTCAAAAGTTCAGATTTTTTAGGTTCACAATTCTCACGAGGAATTACAGGACTTGCGGGTTGGAGAGGGCCCATCCCCAAAGAAGGGAGAGACAGTAGTGGTGAGTATTTTGCATGTATGTTCTTCAGCTTTATTTGTCCACGATGTTGACTTGGGTTTGTGAATGCCCATCAGATTGATTGGGATGGGTACACAATTGGATACTACGGGCGCATTTTTGAAGCTCGAAACAAGACCAAAGGTGGTTCGTTTGAGGTACAAATGCTGCCTGAAGATGAACCAAAAAAGATTCGCAGCTTCCTTGGCATATATATTTGTTGAAGTACAAACTGAGTTATTCCTTCAGTTCGATCAATGCCCCCGTTTTGCATTTCAATGTAGGGTGGTGATAAAGAATTCTTCAAGTTCAAGTTTGGATCAGGACAGGTGATTTACTAATAAGCACTGAGTACTACTCAAATACTCCCTCTGGTTCCTAATAGTTACCTTTTTGGACGTCTGCATGATCTCCAACATACAACTTTGACAAATAACTTCTGTAATCATATATATTTGTAAATACCACAAAATTATATATTCGAAAACTTGCCAGTATCCAATCTAAACGCTTCAAATATATTGGTAGTTACTATTTTCAAAGTAACTTTGTCTGTGATCAAAACAACAACTTCATTAAAACTCGGGTGAGTAGTTCGCCTACACTTAATTACAATTAGAAGTTTGCGCTCCATTGTGTAGTCTGATTCTACTATTTGTTACTTGCTGACAACTAGCATTCTTAATAACATGAATTAGGTAATACCAGCCTTTGAGGAGGCTATGACAGGCATGCGGCCAGGTGGAGTTAGAAGGTCAGTCCCACATTTCTGTAACCACAATTTCTAAACGTATGAACACAACTTTTAACCATATTATTGATGCCCACACACTCCAGGATAATAGTATCACCGGATATTGGATACCCAGATAATGACTTGAACAAGTTAGGCCCAAAACCAACAACATTTTCGGTAATATATTTCCcataaaatagaattttttttctataatTTTGATGATTACATAACAAAGGCACCTTATTTTTCCTACAGGGACAAAGAGCTCTAGATTTCGTTCTAAGGAATCAAGGATTAATAGATAAAACTCTCCTGTTTGACATTGAGCTTATCAGAATAATTCCAAGTCAATAGTATACGAGGTTCCTCCCTTTCCCCAAAGTAAATCTTACTTGTCATTTTGTCTTGTTCAACTGAATAAAAAGTTAGAAGCTTGGGCTATTGCAGGGTAATTTCGATAACCATTGGGAGGAAAGGAGCATACTGTTTGAGCATGCAATCAAATCCTTTGATGGCCATCGGATATGTAAATGTActgtatatactatatacttgaGTATCAACAAAAAACATTCATATCGCGGACCCATTTTGTTGTTACTGGAAAATAACACCACGGTCCCAAAATAAGTGTGTCAACCTTAGTGCAAATTtaaaacacttattttgggacggagggagtactaagaaGAATTTTAAAGTGCAACCAGATAGATCCTATCTATTCTTGAATTAGACAACTTTTTCACACTCCCTAGATTGGGTTAATAGATAAATACTTACATCACACAACTTACGCCACACGAAAAATTATGTAATATTCCAAAAAGGATGCAGCATTTCCTGCCTTTTTTTGTACACTACTTAGATTAATGTTAAAGCCTATATCTTAGGGTTAGAGAGGGAACCACATATCCATAATACACTCAAGAGAGAACATGAGCAACTAACAACATATGCTTCAATGGTTTTGCTCTTAATTTTTCGCCATGTCTAGGAGCTGAAAGCCTCAGCCTCTGTGGCATGACCATAATCTGTAATCAAATTTGACCGGACACTGTCTCGAATTGTGTTTATTTTGAATTATAATTTCATGAATCAAGCATACGGAGTGGATTTTCCCTGATATTTTCTCCAGTGTGTATTTTTTTATCTGCCAAATTAATGCAGCAAGTATAGTGCAAAATTTATCTCATAGTCATTTGTTCTTCTGTGTTTTATCCTGTTTTATTTTATGTCCCTTATGTGTGCATGTCTTACGCTCGAATCTGAAGATACGTTTTTCCCAAATTTGTGTGCGAAATCATGCTGTTTCATGAGACATTGTTGCAGAATTTCTGTGTTCGAACCAAATCATTTAACTCTGTCAATGAGAGGACTGGATTTCTAGATACCAAATTTCGCCGGCAACCAACATTTGATCCTTTGAGCTGAATTTTCAGTTTTCCCGCTTTAAGTTTTCTTCCAGATATATTGTGATAGTAGGTTTGACCTTCTCTAACTTTAATGATCTTGATTTGGAGCTTCCAAACCTCGTGTCATTTGATCTAAGGTCCTATTCATTCTAGGTCATCTTTGTGCCAACCTGTGAAGTTTTTACTTGTTGTGTTTATACTTAGTCACACATTTGTTCATGTTTGGGCCCCTCACTCATTAAATTTCTATGAATGAGATTTTTAGTAACTCCTTGTATCAACTTCGCTTTAGAACATTGCATTCATCAATGAACACAAAACACTATAATACCATGATGTACATGTGTTACCAAAGATAGCATTAGCCTGGTGTGTTTGTCGCACCCATGACTCGTGCACATTACTAttcttatttgaatttgtggtCTAAACAGCATATATCATATACCTATTTTTTAAAATAAAGGAAATTTCATTGAAttgatatatcgaggtgatacaacCAAATCAAAAAAATGCCTGGCCTTTGCATAGCGAGATG is a window encoding:
- the LOC123043334 gene encoding peptidyl-prolyl cis-trans isomerase FKBP19, chloroplastic, coding for MPHCKTAEFLVAATSYPTTTVLWLPASVPMSSPACRPGLPAPRRQATLLPRPAAPPSVSKRAVHRTRPAHSTFEFSSSPGRRRRARVISSCHGGMLERRRLLLIPAISLTIGSLQYSLEKGAAKAEFTDMPALRGKDYGKTKMSYPDYTETESGLQYKDLRVGEGPSPKKGETVVIDWDGYTIGYYGRIFEARNKTKGGSFEGGDKEFFKFKFGSGQVIPAFEEAMTGMRPGGVRRIIVSPDIGYPDNDLNKLGPKPTTFSGQRALDFVLRNQGLIDKTLLFDIELIRIIPSQ